A stretch of Allostreptomyces psammosilenae DNA encodes these proteins:
- a CDS encoding 3-hydroxyacyl-CoA dehydrogenase NAD-binding domain-containing protein — translation MSQHNVTAADVFPDEVVTSAHVRFLDLPRGAGRFALITLDNGLDHTKPTTFGPRGLANLAEAMSTVEAAAVGGEIVGVGVTGKPFVFAVGADLKGIGVLADRDLAVSIGRAGHDVFKRLAALPVPSFAYYNGAAMGGGVEIGLHCTYRTVSAGVPAFSLPEVFLGLVPGWGGCTILPNLIGADKAVSVIIENALNQNRQLKGPQVYELGIADALFEPADFLAQSLSWTASVITGETVVERPEVDRGEAWDAAVARGRAIADAKVHGAAPAPYRALELIDAARAARLGDADGLQVGFDAEDEALADLIMSDELRSSLYAFNLVQRRAKRPVGAPDKSLARKVTKVGVVGAGLMASQLALLFARRLEVPVVLTDIDAERVDKGVGYVHAEVDKLLAKQRIGPDKANRLKALVTGSLSKDAFADADFVIEAVFEELSVKRQVFAEVEAVVSPEAVLATNTSSLSVTEMAAELRHPERVVGFHFFNPVAVLPLLEVVRAERTDDASLATAFAVAKQLKKTAVLVKDAPAFVVNRVLTRFMGEVLAAIDEGTPFEVADRALAPLGLPMSPLELLELVGPAVAHHVAGTLHGAFPERFGVSENLGRIVAAGRRTILVREGDQVRIDPEVTALYQAGNAPLDEEQVRERALLAIAEEIGLMLAEGVVAEAQDVDLCLITGAGWPFHLGGITPYLDRAGYAEKANGKRFLPRGVASL, via the coding sequence GTGAGCCAGCACAACGTCACGGCGGCCGACGTCTTCCCCGACGAGGTCGTCACCTCGGCGCACGTGCGCTTCCTTGACCTGCCCCGGGGCGCCGGCCGCTTCGCGCTGATCACGCTGGACAACGGCCTGGACCACACCAAGCCGACGACCTTCGGACCGCGCGGCCTGGCGAACCTCGCCGAGGCGATGTCCACCGTGGAGGCGGCGGCGGTCGGCGGCGAGATCGTCGGCGTGGGCGTGACCGGCAAGCCGTTCGTCTTCGCCGTCGGCGCCGACCTCAAGGGCATCGGCGTGCTGGCCGACCGCGACCTCGCGGTGTCCATCGGCCGGGCCGGGCACGACGTCTTCAAGCGGCTGGCCGCGCTGCCGGTGCCGTCGTTCGCCTACTACAACGGCGCCGCGATGGGCGGCGGCGTGGAGATCGGCCTGCACTGCACCTACCGCACGGTCTCGGCCGGCGTGCCGGCGTTCTCGCTGCCGGAGGTCTTCCTGGGCCTGGTGCCCGGCTGGGGCGGCTGCACGATCCTGCCGAACCTGATCGGGGCCGACAAGGCCGTCAGCGTGATCATCGAGAACGCGCTGAACCAGAACCGGCAGCTGAAGGGCCCCCAGGTGTACGAGCTGGGGATCGCCGACGCGCTGTTCGAGCCGGCGGACTTCCTGGCCCAGTCGCTGTCCTGGACCGCCTCGGTGATCACCGGCGAGACGGTCGTGGAGCGCCCCGAGGTGGACCGCGGCGAGGCCTGGGACGCGGCGGTCGCCCGCGGCCGGGCCATCGCCGACGCCAAGGTGCACGGCGCCGCCCCCGCCCCGTACCGGGCGCTGGAGCTGATCGACGCCGCCCGGGCCGCCCGGCTCGGTGACGCCGACGGCCTCCAGGTGGGCTTCGACGCCGAGGACGAGGCGCTCGCCGACCTGATCATGAGCGACGAGCTGCGCAGCAGCCTGTACGCCTTCAACCTGGTGCAGCGCCGCGCCAAGCGGCCGGTCGGCGCCCCGGACAAGTCGCTGGCCCGCAAGGTGACCAAGGTGGGCGTGGTCGGCGCGGGCCTGATGGCCTCGCAGCTGGCGCTGCTGTTCGCCCGGCGGCTGGAGGTGCCGGTGGTGCTCACCGACATCGACGCCGAGCGGGTGGACAAGGGCGTCGGCTACGTGCACGCCGAGGTGGACAAGCTGCTGGCCAAGCAGCGGATCGGCCCGGACAAGGCGAACCGCCTCAAGGCCCTGGTGACCGGCTCCCTGTCCAAGGACGCCTTCGCCGACGCCGACTTCGTCATCGAGGCGGTCTTCGAGGAGCTGTCGGTCAAGCGCCAGGTCTTCGCCGAGGTGGAGGCCGTGGTCTCGCCGGAGGCGGTGCTCGCCACCAACACCTCCTCGCTCTCGGTGACCGAGATGGCCGCCGAGCTGCGGCACCCCGAGCGGGTGGTGGGCTTCCACTTCTTCAACCCGGTGGCGGTGCTGCCGCTGCTGGAGGTGGTGCGGGCCGAGCGCACCGACGACGCCTCGCTGGCGACGGCGTTCGCGGTGGCCAAGCAGCTGAAGAAGACCGCGGTGCTGGTCAAGGACGCCCCGGCGTTCGTGGTCAACCGGGTGCTCACCCGCTTCATGGGCGAGGTGCTGGCCGCCATCGACGAGGGCACGCCGTTCGAGGTGGCCGACCGGGCGCTGGCCCCGCTGGGCCTGCCGATGTCGCCGCTGGAACTGCTGGAGCTGGTGGGCCCGGCCGTGGCGCACCACGTGGCCGGCACCCTGCACGGCGCCTTCCCGGAGCGCTTCGGCGTCTCGGAGAACCTCGGCCGGATCGTGGCGGCCGGCCGGCGGACCATCCTGGTGCGCGAGGGTGACCAGGTGCGGATCGACCCGGAGGTCACCGCGCTCTACCAGGCCGGGAACGCGCCGCTGGACGAGGAGCAGGTGCGGGAGCGGGCGCTGCTGGCCATCGCCGAGGAGATCGGCCTGATGCTCGCCGAGGGCGTGGTGGCCGAGGCGCAGGACGTCGACCTGTGCCTGATCACCGGCGCCGGCTGGCCGTTCCACCTGGGCGGCATCACGCCGTACCTGGACCGCGCCGGCTACGCCGAGAAGGCGAACGGCAAGCGGTTCCTGCCGCGCGGCGTGGCCAGCCTGTAG
- a CDS encoding thiolase family protein, whose translation MPRTVRDIVFVDGVRTPFGKAGPKGIYHETRADDLEVACLRELLRRNPALPAERVDEVAIAATTQTGDQGLTIGRTAALLAGLPRSVPGYAVDRMCAGAMTAVTNVAGGIALGAYDVALAGGVEHMGRHPMGEGVDPNPRFVSERLVDSSALFMGMTAENIHDRFPQLTKERADAYAVRSQEKAAKAYANGLIQEDLVPIAIRRSAETAEATGLEAGWGLATADEPMRPGTTMEGLAGLKTPFRPHGRVTAGNSAGLNDGATASLIAAEEVARELGLPVKMRLVSYAFAGVEPEVMGIGPVPATEKALAKAGLGIEDIGLFEINEAFAVQVLAFLDHFGIADDDERVNPYGGAIAFGHPLASSGVRLMNQLARQFRDHPEVRYGLTTMCIGMGMGGTVIWENPHFTGAQEGEK comes from the coding sequence GTGCCTCGTACCGTGAGGGACATCGTCTTCGTCGACGGCGTCCGCACCCCGTTCGGCAAGGCCGGCCCGAAGGGCATCTACCACGAGACCCGCGCCGACGATCTCGAAGTGGCCTGCCTGCGCGAGCTGCTCCGCCGCAACCCGGCGCTGCCCGCCGAGCGCGTCGACGAGGTGGCCATCGCCGCCACCACCCAGACCGGCGACCAGGGGCTGACCATCGGCCGCACCGCGGCGCTGCTGGCCGGCCTGCCCCGTTCGGTCCCCGGCTACGCCGTGGACCGGATGTGCGCGGGCGCCATGACGGCCGTCACCAACGTGGCCGGCGGCATCGCGCTGGGCGCCTACGACGTCGCGCTGGCCGGCGGCGTCGAGCACATGGGCCGCCACCCGATGGGCGAGGGTGTCGACCCCAACCCGCGGTTCGTCAGCGAGCGGCTGGTCGACTCCTCCGCGCTCTTCATGGGCATGACCGCGGAGAACATCCACGACCGCTTCCCGCAGCTGACCAAGGAGCGGGCCGACGCCTACGCCGTGCGCTCCCAGGAGAAGGCCGCCAAGGCGTACGCCAACGGACTGATCCAGGAGGACCTGGTCCCGATCGCGATCCGGCGCAGCGCCGAGACCGCCGAGGCCACCGGCCTGGAGGCCGGCTGGGGCCTGGCCACGGCCGACGAGCCGATGCGCCCGGGCACCACCATGGAGGGCCTGGCGGGCCTCAAGACGCCGTTCCGCCCGCACGGCCGGGTCACCGCCGGCAACTCCGCCGGCCTCAACGACGGCGCCACCGCCTCGCTGATCGCCGCCGAGGAGGTCGCCCGCGAGCTCGGCCTGCCGGTCAAGATGCGCCTGGTCTCCTACGCCTTCGCCGGCGTCGAGCCGGAGGTGATGGGCATCGGCCCGGTCCCGGCCACCGAGAAGGCGCTGGCCAAGGCCGGTCTCGGCATCGAGGACATCGGCCTGTTCGAGATCAACGAGGCGTTCGCCGTGCAGGTGCTCGCCTTCCTGGACCACTTCGGCATCGCCGACGACGACGAGCGGGTCAACCCCTACGGGGGCGCCATCGCCTTCGGGCACCCGCTGGCGTCCTCCGGCGTGCGGCTGATGAACCAACTGGCCCGGCAGTTCCGGGACCACCCCGAGGTGCGCTACGGCCTGACCACGATGTGCATCGGCATGGGCATGGGCGGAACCGTCATCTGGGAGAACCCGCACTTCACCGGTGCGCAGGAGGGCGAGAAGTGA
- a CDS encoding HRDC domain-containing protein has product MTDAPHALHDKPEPVPLPEPREGIPPVVADPEGLAEVVAAFAGGTGPVAVDAERASGYRYGQRAYLVQLRREGAGSALIDPIACPDLSELNAALADTEWVLHAAPQDLPCLDGLGMRPTRLFDTELAGRLAGFSRVGLGPMVEHVLGYVLEKGHSAADWSTRPLPEPWLRYAALDVEVLVDLRHALEAELDRQGKLRWAHEEFAAIAAAGPPAPRTDPWRRTSQLHKVRRRRQLAVVRELWYTRDRIARERDVSPSRVVPDAALVSAALAMPHSPHLLAAINGFNRMSRRQLDDWLKAIEDARALPEEALPPTTAPQQGPPPPRAWNERDPAAAARLSAAKAALGELAERHRLPQENLITPDTVRRVCWEPPDGGDEAALAQALRDRGARPWQVELVAPVLAGVFARAGAAKAG; this is encoded by the coding sequence GTGACCGACGCCCCACACGCGCTGCATGACAAGCCGGAACCGGTCCCCCTCCCGGAGCCACGGGAGGGAATTCCGCCGGTCGTCGCGGATCCGGAGGGGCTGGCGGAGGTGGTGGCCGCCTTCGCGGGCGGCACCGGACCGGTCGCCGTCGACGCCGAGAGAGCCTCCGGTTACCGCTACGGCCAGCGCGCCTACCTGGTGCAGCTGCGCCGCGAGGGTGCCGGGAGCGCGCTCATCGACCCCATCGCCTGCCCCGACCTCAGCGAGCTGAACGCCGCCCTGGCCGACACCGAGTGGGTGCTGCACGCCGCCCCGCAGGACCTGCCCTGCCTGGACGGCCTCGGCATGCGCCCGACCCGGCTGTTCGACACCGAGCTGGCCGGCCGGCTCGCCGGCTTCAGCCGCGTCGGCCTCGGGCCCATGGTGGAGCACGTGCTCGGCTACGTGCTGGAGAAGGGACACTCCGCGGCCGACTGGTCCACCCGGCCGCTGCCCGAGCCCTGGCTGCGCTACGCCGCGCTCGACGTCGAGGTGCTCGTCGACCTGCGCCACGCCCTCGAGGCCGAGCTCGACCGGCAGGGCAAGCTGCGCTGGGCGCACGAGGAGTTCGCCGCGATCGCCGCCGCCGGGCCGCCCGCCCCGCGCACCGATCCCTGGCGGCGCACCTCCCAGCTGCACAAGGTCCGGCGGCGGCGGCAGCTGGCCGTGGTCCGGGAGCTCTGGTACACCCGCGACCGGATAGCCCGGGAGCGCGACGTCTCCCCCAGCCGGGTCGTGCCGGACGCCGCCCTGGTCTCCGCCGCCCTCGCCATGCCGCACAGTCCGCACCTGCTCGCCGCGATCAACGGCTTCAACCGCATGTCGCGCCGGCAGCTCGACGACTGGCTGAAGGCCATCGAGGACGCCCGGGCCCTGCCGGAGGAGGCGCTGCCGCCGACCACCGCCCCGCAGCAGGGCCCTCCGCCGCCGCGCGCCTGGAACGAACGCGACCCCGCGGCGGCCGCCCGGCTCAGCGCGGCCAAGGCGGCGCTGGGCGAGCTCGCCGAGCGGCACCGGCTCCCCCAGGAGAACCTGATCACGCCGGACACCGTGCGCCGGGTCTGCTGGGAACCGCCGGACGGCGGCGACGAGGCAGCCCTGGCCCAGGCGCTGCGCGACCGCGGCGCCCGGCCCTGGCAGGTGGAGCTGGTCGCTCCGGTGCTGGCCGGTGTCTTCGCGCGGGCGGGGGCGGCGAAGGCGGGCTGA
- a CDS encoding response regulator transcription factor, with translation MSVLLDHPASLVAYRPSKPTAMVVVADQRVRSTVTRQLWSLGVRDVIEASSIAEARPRIATPRDICVAEVHLPDGSGLSILAETRAAGWPNGLALSAADDINAVRSALAGGVKGYVVTGTRGTVGLPQRHGVHPVGQAAPRLRRRPGEHPGGFRELSGREVEVLRLVAEGRSNKAIGVAMGLSALTVKSHLARIARKLGTGDRAGMVAIALRTGIIH, from the coding sequence GTGTCGGTTCTTCTCGACCACCCCGCAAGCCTGGTCGCCTACCGTCCGTCCAAGCCCACCGCCATGGTCGTCGTCGCCGATCAGCGCGTCCGTTCCACCGTGACCCGACAGCTGTGGAGCCTCGGTGTGCGCGACGTGATCGAAGCCTCCTCCATCGCCGAGGCGCGCCCACGCATCGCCACCCCGCGGGACATCTGCGTGGCGGAGGTACACCTCCCCGACGGCTCCGGACTCAGCATCCTGGCCGAGACCCGGGCCGCGGGCTGGCCCAACGGCCTCGCCCTCTCCGCCGCCGACGACATCAACGCCGTGCGCTCCGCGCTGGCCGGCGGGGTCAAGGGCTACGTGGTCACCGGCACCCGCGGCACGGTCGGACTCCCCCAGCGGCACGGCGTCCACCCCGTCGGGCAGGCGGCCCCCCGCCTCCGCCGCCGCCCCGGCGAGCACCCCGGCGGCTTCCGGGAGCTGTCCGGACGCGAGGTGGAGGTGCTCCGGCTGGTCGCCGAGGGCCGCTCCAACAAGGCCATCGGCGTCGCCATGGGCCTGTCCGCGCTCACCGTGAAGAGCCACCTCGCCCGCATCGCGCGCAAGCTCGGCACCGGCGACCGCGCCGGCATGGTCGCCATCGCGCTGCGCACCGGCATCATCCACTGA
- a CDS encoding DUF3000 domain-containing protein, producing the protein MASVTGGPGEGEEVPAGFRRAVEGLRAARLRPEVELSPLPPPRRPAPYSFALAGAVGGQHAAPGATAHLLGAPVGGPAEEGAGGAGVEDAASGRFVLLYDPAEPEGWGGAFRVVTLTRAELEPEMGGDPMLAEVGWSWLTDALAAHRAPYGELGGTITRCFSHSFGELSVRGATTEIEIRASWSPLGEDLSAHLAAWGDLLAIAAGLPPAGEVPPEPPEGGGGPAVPGPVPSGRGATGVVRLPHGGGRRPGRR; encoded by the coding sequence ATGGCATCGGTCACCGGCGGGCCCGGGGAGGGCGAGGAGGTGCCGGCCGGGTTCCGGCGGGCGGTCGAGGGATTGCGGGCGGCACGGCTCCGTCCCGAGGTGGAGCTGTCCCCGCTTCCGCCGCCGAGGCGGCCGGCTCCGTACTCCTTCGCCCTGGCCGGCGCGGTCGGCGGCCAGCACGCCGCGCCGGGCGCCACCGCGCACCTGCTGGGCGCCCCGGTCGGCGGGCCGGCCGAGGAGGGTGCCGGCGGCGCGGGCGTGGAGGACGCCGCCAGCGGGCGCTTCGTGCTGCTGTACGACCCCGCGGAGCCGGAGGGCTGGGGCGGGGCGTTCCGGGTGGTCACGCTGACCCGGGCGGAGCTGGAGCCGGAGATGGGCGGCGACCCGATGCTCGCCGAGGTGGGCTGGTCGTGGCTGACCGACGCCCTGGCCGCGCACCGGGCGCCGTACGGCGAGCTGGGCGGCACCATCACCCGCTGCTTCTCGCACTCCTTCGGGGAGCTCAGCGTGCGCGGGGCCACCACCGAGATCGAGATCCGGGCCTCCTGGTCGCCGCTGGGCGAGGACCTGTCGGCGCACCTGGCCGCCTGGGGCGACCTGCTGGCGATCGCGGCCGGGCTGCCGCCGGCGGGCGAGGTGCCGCCGGAGCCCCCGGAGGGCGGTGGCGGGCCGGCGGTGCCGGGCCCGGTGCCGTCCGGGCGGGGGGCCACCGGGGTGGTGCGGCTGCCGCACGGCGGCGGCCGTCGTCCGGGGCGCCGCTGA
- the hemE gene encoding uroporphyrinogen decarboxylase, translated as MSDAEQHRTHEGGPTEARTSPHAPATTEPPTPAGPADSAFVRACRRQPVPHTPVWFMRQAGRSLPEYRRVRQGIPMLESCMMPDLVTEITLQPVRRHGVDAAVYFSDIVVPLKAVGIDLEIKPGVGPVVAEPVRTRADLARLRELTEEDVPYITEAVRQTVAELGDVPLIGFAGAPFTLASYLVEGGPSRNHERTKALMYGDPELWRDLLDRLAAITSAFLRVQIAAGASAVQLFDSWVGALAPEDYRTRVMPASASVFDAVADTGVPRIHFGVGTGELLHLMGQAGADVVGVDWRVPLDEAARRVGPGKALQGNLDPAVLFAPRQAVEEQARRVLDAAAGLEGHIFNLGHGVLPDTDPEALTALVEFVHRSTARA; from the coding sequence GTGAGCGATGCAGAGCAGCACCGGACGCACGAGGGCGGCCCCACCGAGGCGCGGACGTCCCCCCACGCCCCCGCGACCACCGAACCCCCCACCCCCGCCGGGCCGGCCGACAGCGCCTTCGTCCGGGCCTGCCGGCGGCAGCCCGTGCCGCACACCCCGGTCTGGTTCATGCGCCAGGCCGGCCGGTCGCTGCCGGAGTACCGCCGGGTGCGCCAGGGCATCCCGATGCTGGAGTCCTGCATGATGCCGGACCTGGTCACCGAGATCACCCTCCAGCCGGTGCGCCGCCACGGCGTGGACGCCGCCGTCTACTTCAGCGACATCGTGGTGCCGCTCAAGGCCGTCGGCATCGACCTGGAGATCAAGCCGGGGGTCGGCCCCGTCGTCGCCGAGCCGGTCCGCACCCGCGCGGACCTGGCCCGCCTCCGCGAGCTGACCGAGGAGGACGTCCCCTACATCACCGAGGCGGTCCGGCAGACCGTCGCCGAGCTCGGCGACGTGCCGCTGATCGGCTTCGCCGGGGCGCCGTTCACCCTGGCCAGCTACCTCGTCGAGGGCGGCCCCTCGCGCAACCACGAGCGCACCAAGGCCCTGATGTACGGCGACCCGGAGCTGTGGCGCGACCTGCTCGACCGCCTGGCCGCCATCACCTCGGCGTTCCTGCGGGTGCAGATCGCCGCCGGCGCCTCGGCCGTGCAGCTCTTCGACTCCTGGGTGGGGGCGCTCGCGCCGGAGGACTACCGGACGCGGGTCATGCCGGCCTCCGCCAGCGTCTTCGACGCGGTGGCGGACACCGGGGTGCCGCGCATCCACTTCGGTGTGGGCACCGGCGAACTGCTGCACCTGATGGGCCAGGCCGGCGCCGACGTGGTCGGCGTGGACTGGCGCGTCCCGCTCGACGAGGCGGCCCGCCGGGTCGGCCCCGGCAAGGCGCTGCAGGGCAACCTCGACCCGGCGGTGCTCTTCGCCCCCCGCCAGGCCGTGGAGGAGCAGGCGCGCCGCGTGCTGGACGCCGCCGCCGGCCTGGAGGGGCACATCTTCAACCTCGGCCACGGGGTGCTTCCGGACACCGACCCGGAGGCGCTGACGGCGCTGGTCGAGTTCGTGCACCGCAGCACCGCCCGCGCCTGA
- a CDS encoding DUF4349 domain-containing protein, producing the protein MSMTRVGDAGAVRRTARRRRRRVAVAAAALPTALLLALTACAADANTDAAAGSAAFEGDAAVPAPEGVAEADLAEGEAYAPADEAAGTEEESAASAAPADPGGDARAGTPEVDAVAPARHVIHTASLSIETSGDLDDAVDGAQEIAVEAGGYVEAEETWRDGALGAGGQAVTEEHTEDHAGDGYAEDDYPTSVAEASDHSSLTLRIPPERYEAVLDDLAGLGEVVAREQSAEDVTGQVVDLDSRLASQRASVLRIQELMEQAESLSDVVMLEAELSSRQADLDSLLRQREALTGQTDLATVQVHLYGEGSYRADVVEDPDGLGDAFLDAFRGGWSAFRTAVEVLLVVLGAVLPFALVLGVPLFLVLRLRRNRRTATTGSATTGSAMAGSATVAAAGADDRALDEEPAVPASAAPGETGTGTTETGTAETGPAGPRTEDAP; encoded by the coding sequence ATGAGCATGACTAGAGTGGGGGACGCGGGGGCGGTGCGGCGGACCGCGCGGCGCCGGCGCCGCCGCGTCGCGGTGGCCGCGGCGGCCCTGCCCACCGCGCTGCTGCTGGCGCTGACCGCCTGCGCGGCGGACGCGAACACCGACGCGGCGGCCGGTTCGGCGGCGTTCGAGGGGGACGCCGCCGTCCCGGCGCCGGAGGGCGTCGCCGAAGCGGACCTCGCCGAGGGGGAGGCGTACGCCCCAGCGGACGAGGCTGCCGGGACCGAGGAGGAGTCCGCGGCCTCCGCCGCGCCGGCCGACCCTGGCGGCGACGCCAGGGCCGGCACGCCGGAGGTGGACGCCGTCGCCCCCGCGCGGCACGTCATCCACACCGCCTCGCTGTCGATCGAGACCTCCGGGGACCTCGACGACGCGGTGGACGGCGCCCAGGAGATCGCCGTGGAGGCGGGCGGCTACGTGGAGGCGGAGGAGACCTGGCGGGACGGCGCCCTCGGGGCGGGCGGCCAGGCGGTCACCGAGGAGCACACGGAGGACCACGCGGGGGACGGCTACGCGGAGGACGACTACCCGACCTCGGTCGCGGAGGCTTCCGACCACTCGTCGCTGACCCTGCGGATCCCGCCGGAGCGCTACGAGGCCGTGCTGGACGACCTGGCCGGTCTGGGTGAGGTGGTGGCCCGGGAGCAGTCCGCCGAGGACGTCACCGGGCAGGTGGTGGACCTGGACAGCCGGCTGGCCTCGCAGCGGGCCAGCGTGCTGCGGATCCAGGAGCTGATGGAGCAGGCCGAGTCGCTGAGCGACGTGGTGATGCTGGAGGCGGAGCTGAGCAGCCGCCAGGCCGACCTCGACTCGCTGCTGCGCCAGCGCGAGGCGCTGACCGGGCAGACCGACCTGGCGACCGTGCAGGTGCACCTGTACGGCGAGGGCTCCTACCGGGCGGACGTCGTCGAGGACCCGGACGGGCTGGGCGACGCCTTCCTGGACGCCTTCCGCGGGGGGTGGTCGGCGTTCCGGACGGCGGTCGAGGTGCTGCTGGTGGTGCTCGGCGCGGTGCTGCCGTTCGCCCTGGTGCTGGGCGTGCCGCTGTTCCTGGTGCTGCGGCTGCGACGGAACCGTCGGACCGCGACGACCGGATCCGCGACGACCGGATCCGCGATGGCCGGATCCGCCACCGTCGCCGCGGCCGGTGCCGACGACCGCGCGCTCGACGAGGAGCCCGCCGTCCCGGCCTCGGCCGCACCGGGCGAGACCGGGACCGGGACCACCGAGACCGGGACGGCCGAGACGGGGCCGGCCGGGCCGCGAACGGAGGACGCGCCCTAG
- the hemG gene encoding protoporphyrinogen oxidase: MNDATARTVADGDGYPDAERPHVVVIGGGVSGLAAAWTLVDPRRAPATGAGARGGGAPAPRVTLLEAGDRLGGKLRTGSVAGLTVDLGAESFLARRPEAVSLARSVGLGDLLEPPTDAKAAVWTRGALRPLPAGAVMGVPGDLAALRESGVLTDEGLARVARDPELPPAPVHGDVSVGEYIASRVGREVVDRLVEPLLGGVYAGHADLISLRAALPQLVPAAESGGSLTEAVRASQRAAAERRTAGEAVPPVFNGLRGGVGQLPSAVADACRRAGARVVTGRTAVALARTDHGWRLTTRDVDGSAEQYLDADAVILAVPAAPAVRLLHDVAPAAAAGLAGLEYASMALVTMAFRRPDLGASPAGSGFLVPPVEGRAIKASTFSSNKWSWVAQGDPDLFVLRTSFGRHREAEALELEDGELVERSLGDLREAIGLTGWPVDATVTRWYDGLPQYAVGHLDRVAAVRSALRGLPPVAVCGAAYDGVGIPACVAGAERAARRIREALQAATPLTT, translated from the coding sequence ATGAACGACGCGACGGCCCGGACGGTGGCGGACGGCGACGGCTACCCGGACGCCGAGCGCCCCCACGTGGTGGTGATCGGCGGCGGCGTCTCCGGCCTGGCCGCCGCCTGGACCCTGGTCGACCCGCGCCGGGCGCCGGCGACCGGCGCCGGGGCACGAGGCGGCGGCGCCCCGGCTCCGCGGGTCACCCTGCTGGAGGCCGGCGACCGGCTCGGCGGCAAGCTGCGCACCGGCAGCGTCGCCGGCCTGACCGTCGACCTCGGCGCGGAGTCCTTCCTCGCCCGCCGCCCCGAGGCCGTCTCCCTGGCCCGCTCGGTGGGGCTCGGCGACCTCCTCGAACCCCCCACCGACGCCAAGGCCGCGGTCTGGACCCGCGGCGCCCTGCGCCCGCTGCCCGCCGGGGCGGTCATGGGGGTGCCCGGCGACCTCGCCGCGCTCCGCGAGTCCGGCGTGCTGACCGACGAGGGGCTCGCCCGCGTCGCCCGCGACCCGGAACTGCCGCCGGCGCCGGTGCACGGCGACGTCTCGGTCGGCGAGTACATCGCCTCCCGGGTCGGCCGGGAGGTCGTCGACCGCCTCGTCGAGCCGCTGCTCGGCGGCGTGTACGCCGGCCACGCCGACCTGATCTCGCTGCGCGCCGCGCTGCCGCAGCTCGTCCCCGCCGCCGAGTCGGGCGGCTCGCTGACCGAGGCCGTGCGCGCCAGCCAGCGCGCCGCCGCCGAGCGCCGGACGGCCGGCGAGGCCGTCCCACCCGTCTTCAACGGACTGCGCGGCGGCGTCGGGCAGCTCCCGTCCGCCGTCGCCGACGCCTGCCGCCGCGCCGGCGCCCGCGTGGTCACCGGCCGGACGGCGGTGGCGCTGGCCCGCACCGACCACGGCTGGCGGCTGACCACCCGCGACGTGGACGGCTCCGCCGAGCAGTACCTGGACGCGGACGCCGTCATCCTCGCCGTGCCCGCCGCCCCCGCCGTCCGCCTGCTGCACGACGTCGCACCGGCGGCCGCGGCCGGGCTGGCCGGCCTGGAGTACGCCTCCATGGCGCTGGTCACCATGGCGTTCCGCCGCCCCGACCTGGGCGCCTCCCCGGCCGGCAGCGGCTTCCTGGTGCCGCCGGTGGAGGGCCGCGCCATCAAGGCCTCCACCTTCTCCAGCAACAAGTGGAGCTGGGTCGCGCAGGGCGACCCGGACCTGTTCGTGCTGCGCACCTCCTTCGGCCGGCACCGCGAGGCCGAGGCGCTGGAGCTGGAGGACGGCGAACTGGTCGAACGCTCCCTCGGCGACCTGCGCGAGGCGATCGGCCTGACCGGCTGGCCGGTCGACGCCACCGTCACCCGCTGGTACGACGGGCTGCCGCAGTACGCCGTCGGGCACCTCGACCGGGTCGCCGCGGTGCGCTCGGCGCTGCGCGGACTGCCACCGGTGGCGGTCTGCGGCGCCGCCTACGACGGCGTCGGCATCCCCGCCTGCGTCGCCGGCGCCGAACGCGCCGCCCGCCGGATCCGGGAGGCGCTCCAGGCGGCCACGCCGCTCACCACCTGA